From the genome of Nitrospinaceae bacterium:
GCAATCAAAACGGGTGACTATCCGAATGGGTGGCCTGAAAACGCACAGCAGTTGGCCTCTCGAATTGGGGGGGCGACTGTTTTGGGGGGTAACAATTCCGAGTATGGGACGCCGCAGGAGGCCCTAAAACGGGCCTAAGGTGCGTTTATGGGGCACTCTTAGGCATAAAACCTTGGAACTGACGGGCCACACGAGGTGAAGGATGCCAGGGGCACTGTTTCGCGGGCGGGAGAAATCGTGTATATGATTGAAAACAAGGGGCTTTTGACTTTTGACTGTTGAGCGCGGAATGGGATGGCAGGGAGCGGGGACGTCAGGGCCTCTGAGTCGGCAAAGGATCATCTGTAAGAGAATAAAATACAAATACTTACGGGGACAACTTTGGATTCGATGAACGGAAGATCGAGATATTCGCCCTGGCTGGTACTAGCTAGGCGCTGGGCACTAGCGCTCTTGCTCGCGGGCGCACTCGCCGGGGTGCCCGCCGGGTGTGGCGGCGGCTATGAGACCACCACGGGGCGCGGCGATCAGGTGAAAGAGTGGCACCTCCCGCTTGAGGGCGGCAAGGTCGAGGCGATGGCGGTATGGCCACCCGGCGATGGGCCCCGTCCGGCGCTCTTACTGATTCACGAGGGTACGGGCCGCGCCCAGCACTTTAGGCGATCCCTCTTTCGTCTATCGCGTGAGGGCCTTGTGGCGATGAGCATTTCGCTCCCTGGATTCGGGGACTCAACGGGCCCCGAGGATTTTGCCGGGCCACGGAGCGTGGCAGCGGTACTCAAGGCCGTGAAATACCTGTCTGAGAGACAAGATGTACTCAAAAACGGGGTGGTTATTTACGGCTCTGGCCAAGGAGCAACAGTGGCCCTTCTCGCAGCGCTAAGGAGCCCCAGCGTCGCTCTATTGGCCCTTGAGACGGGGGTCTACGACCTGAAGCGAGCCTGGAGAAAACTACCACCCACGTTGCGCGAGCGCCTTAGAGCGACGCTGGGGGGCTCGCCTGAAAAGAATCCCACGGCATTTCGAAAGCGATCTCCTGCCTCGCGGGTGGGGGCTTTTAGGGGACCGATGCTCATAATGCACTCCAAGGACGCCCGAAAATATCCACTAAGTGAATCCGAGGGGCTAGCCGGTGTTTTGCGGAGTGCGGGGAGACCCTTTCGCTTTATCATTACTCGAGGGCGACTGCGCGAGTTTCACCCCGGGCACCCCTCCATCAAGCGATGGGTTATCCCATTCATCGGGGATTATCTGCCCCTTGAAAAGAGCATCTACCCCGAACGCTGAGTTCACCGGGCCAAATTGGGCTAAAGATAAAGAAGAATCTGCCGATAGGAATTTTAGTAACAAGAGTTTCTATTGGAGGCGTTTCCTGTGGATTTAATTATCAATACGGATACAGATGGGCAAATGCTGCCCCCTGCAACTCCAAAGGCACCCTCGCCCGAGCCGGGCTTCTCAAGTATTCTTGATAGCGAATCGACTCTAAAACCGTACATGATCGAATCCGAGCCAACCCCCGCGATGGCAAAATACAACGTCCACAACTTGCTGAACGGGCAGTATCCACCACCCGACAGCGGGGCGGGTTATTTGTTCACACACATTTCTCTGAACGAGGAAGATTAGACGCACCAGTAGCCCCTTCTTTAGCTCCAACCACTTCATCCATCAGTCATCTTTTCTATCTCATTTTATTTTGTGGCATCACCAATGCGGCACAGTTAGTGAATCTCGCGGACCCTTCTAATTCGCTCCCCAAGCGGAGGATGTGAGTGAAAAAGCACTACCACCCAACCCGGCGGCTCGGGGTCGGCCATATTTTTGCGGCACAGTTTCTCAAGCGCCCCGGCGAGTGCCCCGCCACCACCAGTGATTCTTGCAGCGTAGCGGTCGCACCAATATTCGAGTTGCCTCGATACCCACAACAAAAATGGCGATGTAAAAAAATTCCCCAGGGTGATGAAGAACCATAGCGCTCCGACAACAGAGGGATCCCCCTGTTTCGGCACAGGCACCCCAATGAATATGAACATCTCGGGGACGCTAAAAATCAGATCGGCCAGATAAAGCGCCGCTATAAGCATCACTCCCATACCCGCAAATTGGAGCCCGACGTGGCGACCGACATGGTGGGCAATCTCGTGGGCAACAATCGCCTCAATTTCCTCGGGCTCGTTGTCCGAGAGGGTATCGCTCAGCACAATGCTGCGTGAGGGCCCCCAGCCGATGAGGGCTGCATTGGACGCCATCGTGCGACGGCTCATATCTATCTCCCAAATTCCATCACGCACTCGGACGCCAGCTCTGTTGAGAAGTGCATCAAGTCGCCCATTCAACTCTGCGTCCTCAAGCCGCTTGAACTTGAAGAAAATGGGCATGAGTATGAGAGGGGCGACAAGCCCCATGAACAGCGAAAAAAAAATGCCCGAGATCGAGAGAATCCACCACCACGCCCTAGGCCATACCGTAAAAAAATAGACTATCGCCCCGCTGGCCATTCCCCCAAGAAGGGTAGCTATCAACAACCCTATCGACCAATCTCGGAACCATCCGCCAAGGGTTTCATTCGAGAGGCCGACCTGGTGGGGGAGAGAAAATCCCGAGAGATAACCAACGGGAAACACTGCAATGTGCCGGAACAAGACCAGAGCAATACCATAGAGGGCACCAGAGATTACAATGGCGTCGCCGTGCTGTCGAAACCAATCTGTCGGGGCATGTAGCCAAAAAATCAGGGTTATAATGAATTCGATCGATGAGGCCGACAGACCGAGCCAGAGCCGACACATCTGGTACTTTCTCGCAGTGCCCGCCTCTTGCGGCGTTAAGATTTCGATACGCACCTCCTACCCTAAAAAGTACAGAAAAAATGTTTTTTCTCTTTAACCCTAACTATACCGATTTTGGGCCCCCGATAATGGACATTCAACGTTTTTGACATTCTGGGCTGTTACGAAGACAATAATGATGTTGGGCCGGGATAAACGCCCGAATTTTGAAGCAGTTACCTAACCACCCGGAGCAGCAATGACTACTGACCCGCAATCGACCTCATCCAATACCGCGGATTTGATCGATCATCAATTGTCCAAAACAGTGTTTCATCCCTCCAGCATCGCCATAGATGGATGGAAGGAACACTTCAAAGATAATGACATCGCCTTGGTGTCTTTCGAGTCGATTTCGGAAATTCACCCCACAGCCACTTCCATGAACGTCATCCTGGTTGACGGTGATCTGCACCAGGAAAGCGAATTGGCGCAGCTAAAGGAATTATCGTCTAAAGAGAATATCTCGATCGCGGCGATTATCGTCGAATCTCCTGGAAATGGAACGGCGCGAGACGAGAACAATGATCTTTTTGCCGGATATCTCAACAAACCGCTTTCGACGGGTTCACTGATCGTCTCGCTCCGGGCGGCCTTTCAACATAGTGCCTATCGCCTGGCTAGCCACCGAGAATACAATCACCGCATAACCATATCGAAAAATCTCGAAAATCTAACCCAAATTGGCATCGCCCTATCCGCCGAGCAAAACAACGGTCGCCTGCTCGACCTCATCTTGACGAGAAGCCGCGAGTTGACCAACGCTGATGCTGGAAGCCTCTACCTCGTCGAGGAAACCCCTGATGGCGAAAAAAGCCTCCGCTTCAAACACACCCAGAACGATTCAAAAAAGATCCCATTTAAAGAATTTGTCATGCCAGCCACCAAAGCAAGTATATCAGGCTATGTGGCCGTAACCGGCGAGGCCCTAAATATCCAGGACGTCTACCAGATTCCCGAAGGGGTCGAATACAGCTTCAACCAGAGTTTTGATCAAAGCGTGGGCTACCGAAGCATGTCCATGTTGGTCGCCCCAATGACAGATCACAAAAATGAAATCATAGGCGTTCTCCAGCTGATTAACGCAAAAAAATCACCAGACATTTTGCTTACCGATCCCGCCAAGGCCGAGAAGGATATCGTTCCCTTTGAGTCGGCAATTCAGCAAATCATACAGTCGCTGGCAAGTCAGGCGGCCGTAGCTCTCGAAAACACCTTGCTCCTTGAGAGCATCGAGAGAACATTTGAGGGCTTGGTCACGGCTTCTGTCCACGCGATCGAGTCACGAGACCCAGCCACATCAGGTCACTCCGAGCGCGTCACAGAGCTTACCTGCGCGCTTGCCGAGGCCGTGAGCAAAACCAAATCGGGCCAATACGCAGAGGTCGAATACACAGAGGAGCAGATGAAAGAGCTTCGCTATGCTGGCCTGTTGCACGACTTTGGAAAAATTGGGGTCCGGGAAAGCGTTCTCGTAAAAGCGAACAAGCTTTATCCGCTTGAGCTCGAAGTTGTCAAAAACCGATTCTCGATTATCAAGCGTACGATTCAATGCGAATACCAGGAAAAAATGATTCAGACAGCACTCGCCGGAGACAAGAAAAGAACCGAGGAGCTACAACACCAACTCGACACACACCTCGAGGAGGTCGACAAACATATCGAACTTGTCCTCCGGGCAGACATCCCGACTATGATGCCCGACGGGCAGTTCGATGAACTGCTGGAAATGGGAAAAAAAACCTACACAGATTTTGACGGAACGCTTGTCCCCTACCTCACCGACCACGAGATGAAGTGCCTGATTTTACAAAAAGGAAATCTAACGGATTCCGAGTTTGCTGAAATACAATCCCACGTCTCCCACAGCTACAATTTTTTAGTGGAAATTCCATGGACAAAGGATCTGCGCGGGGTGCCGGAGATCGCTCATGGCCACCACGAAAAACTCAACGGAGAGGGCTATCCCCGCAAGCTACATGATGAAGAAATAGTCCTTCAGGCCAAGATGATGTGCGTTTGTGATATCTTCGACGCCCTTACCGCCTCGGATCGGCCCTACAAAAAAGCCGCCCCACTCGAAAGAGCCATTCAGATACTCAATTTCGAGGTGAAAGATAACCATCTGTGTCCAGAGCTTGTCGATATATTCATCAGAGATAAAGTTTATCAAGTGGTCGATGCGTTTGAAGATGTCGAATACTCACCGGAAAAATAATATCTGCACCGGTTTCGCCACATAGTGGAGTTAACGTGAATCCTCGCCTGATTGACTTGAGAAGCGATACCGCAACCCGGCCAACGCTGGAGATGCGCGAGGTTATGAGCCGGGCTGAGGTGGGCGACGATTCATCCGGAGAGGATCCCACCGTCAACCGCTTGCTGGAAAAATCCGCAAAAATCTTTGGAAAAGAAGCGGCCATTTTCGTTCCCTCTGGCACCCAGGCAAATCAAATAACTATCAATGTCTACACGCAGCCCGGCGAGGAAGTTATCGCCGATTCGGGCTGCCATCCCTATCGAAGTGAATTGGGCGCCGCCGCGCTGATATCCAGCATACAATTTTCCTTCGTGTCAGCCGACAGGGGTGTTTACGATCGAAAAGAGGCGGAAAGCGTCATTCGCCCGCTCTCCGAAAGATCTCCGAGGAGTGCAATAATTTGGGTAGAAAATACGCACAACGCCGGAGGGGGGCAGGTGTTTCCACTTGATAAGCTCGAAGAACTTCGAGCACTTTCTAATGAACAGAACATTCCGCTCCACATCGACGGCGCACGAATCTTCAACGCCATTGTCGCCTCAGGCATTCAACCCGAGGTATGGGGTCAACATTGCGACTCTTTGAGCTTTTGCCTCTCAAAGGGGCTCGGCTGCCCGGTCGGCTCAATTCTTATGGGAACCAGGGAATTCATTAATCAAGCTCGAAAGCGCCGGAAGATCCTCGGTGGTAGCTGGCGCCAGGCTGGCATACTCGCGGCAGCAGGCCTCCATGCCCTTGAGCATCATGTCGAGCGGCTGGAGGAGGACCACCAAAATGCGCAACTGTTCGCCGAGAAAACATCAGGAATTCCCGGCATTCGCCACTTATACGAAACCACACCGACGAATATCGTTTATATGGACACAACGGAATCAGGAAAAACCGCCCAGGAAATTAGCGAAATGACAAAGAAAAAAGGCGTAGCGCTATCCGTCCTCGGAAAAATGACGCTGCGGGCAGTCACTCACATCGACATCAACCGCGAAGACATAGACAGGGGGGCCAAGGCGCTGGCTGAGGCTGTCGCGTGATCGAGACAGCACGCGTAGTGGTACTTGGTTGCGGCACTTCCACCGGAGTCCCGGCCATCGGGTGCCTTGAGCCAACTTGTCTCTCTGACGATCCTCGTAACAAAAGACTTCGCTCCAGTATACTCATCGAAAATGGCGAATCAAATCTTCTCGTGGATACCGGACCAGACCTGAGACAACAGGCACTGAGCCACAGACTGCGGCATGTTGATGCCGTGGTTTACACCCACTACCACGCCGACCACACCAACGGCATTGACGATCTACGTGTCTTTAATTTCATCATGAAAAAACCCATACCCTGTTATGCACACCCCGAATCTGCCGAAATCCTCCGCAGGAACTTCAGCTACATATTCAATGACGAAAACCATTACACGGGATTCAAGCCAAAACTTTCCTTGACTGAAGTAGATACCGAAAGCTTCGAGGTCGCAGGAATGCGTATTCAGCCCTTTGATTTAGAACACGGCGGGATACGCGTAATGGGGATTAGAATCGGGGATTTCGCCTACGCGACGGATTGCAACTCGATTCCGCCCGAGTCCATGTCTGTTCTCGATGGGGTGCGGGTGCTAATCATCGACGCGCTAAGACACCGGGAGCACACTTCACACTTCACGGTTGAGCAAGCTCTCGAAATCGTAGATGTGCTGAAACCAGAAAAAACATATCTCACACACACGAACTACGAGCTCGAATACCACGAAACCAACCGTCATCTGCCTGAAGGCGTCGAATTGGCCTACGATGGGTTGTGCTTGGATATAAATCCCGGCGCTGGCTCTTAATCGGATTCGGGATGATTCTCCCCCGGACCTTCTCCCTCGACATCATCCTCTGTACTCTCGCCAGCATCACCGCCCCGAGTTACATGTTGAAGCGTAACCATGTCATCAGCACCGGGGAGTAGATCCATATATAGAAGATAGCCGGAAAAAAAATAAGGGATTGAGCTTACCAGCACGCCCGCCTGCACCATGACCTGACCGAAAATCGTACCACCGAAAACACCATGAAATAGTTGCCATATGACAAACCAGATCATCATGTAGGTCATCACAAGCGTAGCGATAAGGCGCTCGCCGCCGTTAGACACCGAGCCTGCCATCCGAAAAGATTCTCTGATTGAAGTGCCGTGAAGCAAAGAAACCAGAGTGGCGAAATAGTACCGAATTGCAGGACCGATAACCAAAACCGCCACCACCGATATCGCGACTGGAAGACCTAGCGGGCTACCCCCCATTAAGATTCCTGTGAGCAACAGGCCGAACCAGAGAAAAAGAATTCCCACGAACTGAAGTCCCAAGAAATAGACCAAATCCACCACGACCACCCGTCCCATCCGGGAGAAAGCCTCTGTAAAATCCCACAAATTTTCATCTCGCTCCCTTTTGGCCTCGAGTCTTAAAACGACCAACACAAGCACAAAAGTTTGCACGACACGGATTATTAACTGGGAAATCATAATGCCCGGAATGAGCGCAAGGGCTTTCTCCGCGCTTTTAAAAACAGTTTCAACAGGAGGATGAATGTAAATGGCCAGAAATGAAAAAGGTAGATAAACCAAGAGCACGACAGCCGTCAGCTGGGAAAAATCTTCCCAATGAAGACGGAGACCGAACTCCAGATAGCTCGACAGAGGGCGCATCTGCCTTTCTTCCGTCATAAGGAACCGCCTCCCCAAAATTCGAGTAAATTAAAGATTAAATTCACTCATAAAAATCTCATCCATATCAAAACAGCAATAAAATCGAACTAATCGGACTGGCAAATACCTAAAAAAACCCTCAAAACTCAAAAAATTACCCATAGCCATACAGCACACGGTTTAAATTCACGATTCAACCATTGCCATCCAATGACAGAGAAAGATACACTAGCTATGGTATTTTTTCAGCCATGCCAAGTTTTTTTCACCATCTGCCCATGAGGTAAATTCGCGGACGGAATTCATGAACAAGCGCCGCTGCGGATTCTCGATATCCCCTGTGTCAGATCAAGCAAATATACAGATGTCCTCTCCTGGCTCCATGATACTCATCAAAGTAGCTGCGCTCGGGCGCCGGGTGATCGACACCATCGCCGAGATGGGCCGGATGACAATTTTTCTGTGTTCATCACTGCTACTCCTATTCCAGCCCCCCTGGCGCCCCAGTTTGATCATCCAACAAATTTACATCATCGGAGTTGGCTCGCTCTCCGTCGTACTGCTGACATCTGTGTTTACGGGCATGGTGCTGGCGTTGCAGGGATTCTACACCCTGGAGAAGTTCGGCTCCGAGGGGCTCCTCGGAACGGCCGTTGCTTTGAGTTTGATTCGCGAGCTAGGACCCGTTTTAACTGCTCTGGTGGTGACGGGGCGCGCTGGCTCGGCTATGGCCGCCGAAATCGGCATCATGGTCATCACCGAGCAAGTAGACGCCCTTAAGAGTATGGCCGTGAATCCAGTTCAGAGACTCGTTTCTCCCCGTCTCGCCGCCAGCATTATCGCTATCCCACTGCTGACAGCGCTTTTTGACGTGGTGGGAATTTTCGGTGGCTACCTCATTGGGGTGAAATTTTTCGGCCTCAGCTCTGGCACCTATTTTGGCAAGATGGAGTTGCAGATACAGATGGCGGACATTACTGGCGGGATGTGGAAATCCATCATTTTCGCCCTGCTAATTACGTGGGTGTGTTCCTACAAAGGGTATCA
Proteins encoded in this window:
- a CDS encoding alpha/beta fold hydrolase yields the protein MNGRSRYSPWLVLARRWALALLLAGALAGVPAGCGGGYETTTGRGDQVKEWHLPLEGGKVEAMAVWPPGDGPRPALLLIHEGTGRAQHFRRSLFRLSREGLVAMSISLPGFGDSTGPEDFAGPRSVAAVLKAVKYLSERQDVLKNGVVIYGSGQGATVALLAALRSPSVALLALETGVYDLKRAWRKLPPTLRERLRATLGGSPEKNPTAFRKRSPASRVGAFRGPMLIMHSKDARKYPLSESEGLAGVLRSAGRPFRFIITRGRLREFHPGHPSIKRWVIPFIGDYLPLEKSIYPER
- a CDS encoding M48 family metalloprotease, whose protein sequence is MRIEILTPQEAGTARKYQMCRLWLGLSASSIEFIITLIFWLHAPTDWFRQHGDAIVISGALYGIALVLFRHIAVFPVGYLSGFSLPHQVGLSNETLGGWFRDWSIGLLIATLLGGMASGAIVYFFTVWPRAWWWILSISGIFFSLFMGLVAPLILMPIFFKFKRLEDAELNGRLDALLNRAGVRVRDGIWEIDMSRRTMASNAALIGWGPSRSIVLSDTLSDNEPEEIEAIVAHEIAHHVGRHVGLQFAGMGVMLIAALYLADLIFSVPEMFIFIGVPVPKQGDPSVVGALWFFITLGNFFTSPFLLWVSRQLEYWCDRYAARITGGGGALAGALEKLCRKNMADPEPPGWVVVLFHSHPPLGERIRRVREIH
- a CDS encoding GAF domain-containing protein, whose amino-acid sequence is MTTDPQSTSSNTADLIDHQLSKTVFHPSSIAIDGWKEHFKDNDIALVSFESISEIHPTATSMNVILVDGDLHQESELAQLKELSSKENISIAAIIVESPGNGTARDENNDLFAGYLNKPLSTGSLIVSLRAAFQHSAYRLASHREYNHRITISKNLENLTQIGIALSAEQNNGRLLDLILTRSRELTNADAGSLYLVEETPDGEKSLRFKHTQNDSKKIPFKEFVMPATKASISGYVAVTGEALNIQDVYQIPEGVEYSFNQSFDQSVGYRSMSMLVAPMTDHKNEIIGVLQLINAKKSPDILLTDPAKAEKDIVPFESAIQQIIQSLASQAAVALENTLLLESIERTFEGLVTASVHAIESRDPATSGHSERVTELTCALAEAVSKTKSGQYAEVEYTEEQMKELRYAGLLHDFGKIGVRESVLVKANKLYPLELEVVKNRFSIIKRTIQCEYQEKMIQTALAGDKKRTEELQHQLDTHLEEVDKHIELVLRADIPTMMPDGQFDELLEMGKKTYTDFDGTLVPYLTDHEMKCLILQKGNLTDSEFAEIQSHVSHSYNFLVEIPWTKDLRGVPEIAHGHHEKLNGEGYPRKLHDEEIVLQAKMMCVCDIFDALTASDRPYKKAAPLERAIQILNFEVKDNHLCPELVDIFIRDKVYQVVDAFEDVEYSPEK
- a CDS encoding aminotransferase class I/II-fold pyridoxal phosphate-dependent enzyme, translating into MNPRLIDLRSDTATRPTLEMREVMSRAEVGDDSSGEDPTVNRLLEKSAKIFGKEAAIFVPSGTQANQITINVYTQPGEEVIADSGCHPYRSELGAAALISSIQFSFVSADRGVYDRKEAESVIRPLSERSPRSAIIWVENTHNAGGGQVFPLDKLEELRALSNEQNIPLHIDGARIFNAIVASGIQPEVWGQHCDSLSFCLSKGLGCPVGSILMGTREFINQARKRRKILGGSWRQAGILAAAGLHALEHHVERLEEDHQNAQLFAEKTSGIPGIRHLYETTPTNIVYMDTTESGKTAQEISEMTKKKGVALSVLGKMTLRAVTHIDINREDIDRGAKALAEAVA
- a CDS encoding MBL fold metallo-hydrolase codes for the protein MIETARVVVLGCGTSTGVPAIGCLEPTCLSDDPRNKRLRSSILIENGESNLLVDTGPDLRQQALSHRLRHVDAVVYTHYHADHTNGIDDLRVFNFIMKKPIPCYAHPESAEILRRNFSYIFNDENHYTGFKPKLSLTEVDTESFEVAGMRIQPFDLEHGGIRVMGIRIGDFAYATDCNSIPPESMSVLDGVRVLIIDALRHREHTSHFTVEQALEIVDVLKPEKTYLTHTNYELEYHETNRHLPEGVELAYDGLCLDINPGAGS
- a CDS encoding ABC transporter permease, with the translated sequence MILIKVAALGRRVIDTIAEMGRMTIFLCSSLLLLFQPPWRPSLIIQQIYIIGVGSLSVVLLTSVFTGMVLALQGFYTLEKFGSEGLLGTAVALSLIRELGPVLTALVVTGRAGSAMAAEIGIMVITEQVDALKSMAVNPVQRLVSPRLAASIIAIPLLTALFDVVGIFGGYLIGVKFFGLSSGTYFGKMELQIQMADITGGMWKSIIFALLITWVCSYKGYHCGHGAEGVSKATTSSVVLATVLILVGDYVLTAALY